Proteins from a genomic interval of Streptococcus oralis:
- a CDS encoding type Z 30S ribosomal protein S14: protein MAKKSMIAKNKRPAKFSTQAYTRCEKCGRPHSVYRKFKLCRVCFRELAYKGQIPGVTKASW, encoded by the coding sequence ATGGCTAAAAAATCAATGATTGCTAAGAACAAACGTCCAGCGAAGTTCTCTACTCAAGCTTATACTCGTTGTGAAAAATGTGGTCGTCCACATTCAGTTTACCGCAAATTTAAACTTTGCCGTGTTTGCTTCCGTGAATTAGCTTATAAAGGACAAATTCCTGGTGTAACAAAAGCATCTTGGTAA
- the rplE gene encoding 50S ribosomal protein L5, with protein sequence MANRLKEKYLNEVVPALTEQFNYSSVMAVPKVDKIVLNMGVGEAVSNAKSLEKAAEELALISGQKPLITKAKKSIAGFRLREGVAIGAKVTLRGERMYEFLDKLVSVSLPRVRDFHGVPTKSFDGRGNYTLGVKEQLIFPEINFDDVDKTRGLDIVIVTTANTDEESRALLTGLGMPFAK encoded by the coding sequence ATGGCAAATCGTTTAAAAGAAAAATATCTTAATGAAGTAGTTCCTGCTTTGACAGAACAATTCAACTACTCATCAGTGATGGCTGTGCCTAAAGTAGATAAGATCGTTTTGAACATGGGTGTTGGTGAAGCTGTATCAAACGCTAAAAGCCTTGAAAAAGCTGCTGAAGAATTGGCACTTATCTCAGGTCAAAAACCACTTATCACTAAAGCTAAAAAATCAATCGCCGGCTTCCGTCTTCGTGAAGGTGTAGCGATCGGTGCAAAAGTTACCCTTCGTGGGGAACGTATGTACGAATTCTTGGATAAATTGGTTTCAGTTTCACTTCCACGTGTGCGTGACTTCCACGGTGTTCCAACAAAATCATTTGATGGACGCGGAAACTACACTCTTGGTGTGAAAGAACAATTGATCTTCCCAGAAATCAACTTTGATGACGTTGACAAAACTCGTGGTCTTGACATCGTTATCGTAACAACTGCTAACACTGACGAAGAGTCACGTGCATTGCTTACAGGCCTTGGAATGCCTTTTGCAAAATAA